Proteins from a single region of Tachysurus vachellii isolate PV-2020 chromosome 15, HZAU_Pvac_v1, whole genome shotgun sequence:
- the LOC132858364 gene encoding cytochrome P450 7A1, translated as MVISVALIWAVVVGLCCCLWLILGIRRRLPGEPPVENGWIPYMGCALQFGANPLEFLRSRQKKYGHIFTCKIAGSYVHFLCDPFSYHAVIRQGRHLDWKKFHFAASVKAFGHESMDPSHGYTTENLHQTFLKTLQGEALPSLIENMMENLQTVMLQSNMLKSSSSEWEVDGIFAFCYKVMFESGYLTLFGKELDGDKTIACQQAQKALVINALENFKEFDKIFPALVAGLPIHVFKSGHSARENLAKTMLHENLSKRTKISDLISLRMQLNDSLSTFNELSKARTHVAILWASQANTLPATFWTLFYLIRCPAALKAATEEVKNMFERSNQKVDPKDPKLVLTREQLDNLPVLDSIIKEAMRLSSASLNVRVAKGDFLLHLDNMESYRIRKDDVIALYPQMLHFDPEIYEDPLTYKYDRFLDEKGQEKTCFYRGGRRLRYFYMPFGSGVTKCPGRFFAVHEIKQFLSLVLAYFEMELLDSEVKVPPLDQSRAGLGILQPTYDVDFKYRLKTQ; from the exons ATGGTCATCAGTGTTGCCCTCATCTGGGCCGTCGTTGTGGGTCTCTGCTGCTGCCTCTGGCTCATTTTGGGGATCCGcaggag actgCCTGGGGAACCTCCAGTAGAAAATGGCTGGATCCCCTACATGGGTTGTGCTCTTCAGTTCGGCGCTAACCCGCTAGAATTCCTCCGTAGCAGACAGAAGAAATACGGCCACATTTTCACGTGTAAAATCGCTGGAAGTTATGTCCACTTCCTCTGCGACCCGTTCTCTTATCACGCCGTCATCCGTCAAGGGAGGCATCTAGACTGGAAGAAGTTTCACTTCGCAGCATCTGTCAAG GCATTCggtcatgaaagcatggacCCAAGTCATGGCTACACCACAGAGAACCTTCACCAAACCTTTCTGAAGACTTTGCAAGGTGAAGCTCTTCCGTCTCTTATAGAAAACATGATGGAGAACCTGCAGACTGTCATGCTGCAGTCCAACATGCTTAAATCCAGCAGCTCTGAATGGGAAGTGGACGGAATCTTTGCTTTCTGCTACAAGGTCATGTTCGAGTCTGGCTACCTCACGCTGTTTGGAAAGGAGCTGGATGGAGACAAGACGATTGCATGCCAGCAAGCCCAGAAAGCACTGGTCATTAATGCTCTGGAAAACTTCAAGGAGTTTGACAAGATTTTCCCAGCGCTAGTCGCAGGTCTCCCCATCCACGTATTCAAGAGTGGCCACAGTGCACGTGAGAACCTCGCCAAAACCATGCTGCACGAGAACCTCAGCAAACGcaccaagatttctgacctAATTTCTCTGAGAATGCAGCTCAATGACTCATTATCGACCTTCAACGAGCTGAGCAAAGCCAGGACTCATGTCGCCATCCTGTGGGCCTCACAAGCCAACACCTTACCTGCAACGTTCTGGACTCTCTTCTACCTCATCAG ATGTCCAGCAGCATTAAAGGCAGCTACCGAGGAAGTAAAGAACATGTTTGAGCGTTCCAACCAGAAAGTTGATCCCAAAGATCCTAAACTGGTCCTAACCAGAGAACAGTTAGACAACCTGCCAGTTCTCG ACAGTATAATAAAGGAAGCGATGAGGCTGTCCAGTGCCTCTCTGAACGTCAGGGTGGCTAAAGGAGATTTCTTGCTCCATCTGGACAATATGGAATCGTACCGGATCCGTAAAGACGACGTCATAGCGCTGTATCCGCAGATGCTCCACTTCGATCCTGAGATCTACGAGGATCCTCTG ACATACAAGTACGACAGATTCTTGGATGAAAAGGGACAGGAGAAGACGTGTTTTTATCGAGGAGGACGTAGACTGCGGTACTTTTACATGCCCTTCGGCTCCGGAGTCACCAAATGCCCAGGGCGATTTTTTGCAGTTCATGAGATTAAGCAGTTTCTGTCTCTTGTGCTGGCCTACTTTGAGATGGAGCTTTTGGATTCTGAAGTAAAAGTTCCTCCTTTGGATCAGTCCCGTGCCGGCCTCGGCATTTTACAGCCCACATACGACGTTGACTTTAAATACAGACTAAAAACTCAATAG